In one Watersipora subatra chromosome 6, tzWatSuba1.1, whole genome shotgun sequence genomic region, the following are encoded:
- the LOC137398776 gene encoding uncharacterized protein, which translates to MQSTPSTQSLLVNNSTGEQTIWIVAAVLMFIVIVVFGLITLILIRRRPRSHHDYDCIPRHFFSTKRSKYMAPNPEDMVGGDKVTICIAHTADLPPEYHNFDSVLRSILEQYFNAEVILFTGDLSDEETYKNCDYVVVLYSPNLLITYCLFLRNPEEVPMEQMRDKAVLDLLLTPQPSSTPAVLFVAFENIALRNVNDLVSKNSSLAIFRFPNDLRRFLAELYRKGSNLTLKQSMTYFEGGPLKTPLMDAMSKVTSITDSGLGGGNWL; encoded by the exons ATGCAAAGCACTCCATCTACACAGTCTCTTCTTGTGAACAACAGTACAGGAGAGCAAACAATTTGGATTGTGGCAGCAGTCCTCATGTTCATTGTCATAGTAGTTTTTGGCCTAATCACTCTCATCTTGATTCGGAGGAGGCCCCGTTCACATCACGACTATGACTGTATACCTAGACATTTCTTTTCCACAAAGAGATCAAAGTACATGGCTCCTAATCCTGAAG ATATGGTGGGAGGAGATAAAGTAACTATTTGCATCGCCCATACCGCAGATCTGCCGCCAGAGTATCATAACTTCGACTCGGTTCTCCGTTCCATACTTGAACAATACTTCAACGCAGAGGTTATTCTATTTACAGGAGATCTGTCTGATGA GGAAACATACAAGAACTGTGACTATGTGGTGGTGCTCTACTCTCCCAATCTTCTCATCACATATTGTCTCTTTCTACGGAATCCAGAAGAAGTTCCAATGGAACAGATGAGAGACAAAGCTGTCCTTGACCTCTTGCTTACTCCTCAGCCATCTTCCACTCCAGCTGTATTGTTT GTTGCGTTCGAGAACATCGCACTCAGGAATGTCAATGATTTGGTCAGCAAAAACTCTAGTCTTGCTATTTTTAGATTTCCGAATGACCTTCGACGATTT CTAGCTGAGTTGTACCGTAAGGGAAGTAACCTCACATTGAAGCAATCTATGACCTACTTTGAGGGAGGACCTTTG AAGACGCCTCTTATGGATGCCATGTCTAAAGTTACTTCCATCACTGACTCTGGACTAGGAGGAGGTAACTGGCTTTAG